gatgatggtggtggtaATAATGAagataataatgataatggACTTATTGATAATGAAAAaagtgatgatggtgatgatgatgattataaatattcagaatttgatcagaatgatgaagttgatgatgatgatgaagtcaatgatgatgatgatggtaatgatgatgatgaagttaattatgaggatgatgatgatgatgatggtaacgatgatgatgatgatggtaatgatgatgatgatgaagttaATGATGGTGATGGTAATGATggtaatgatgatgatgaagttaattatgaggatgatgatgatgatggtaacgatgatgatgatgatgatgatgatgatgatatgTGCAGGTGCTGCTGAAGGCCGAGCGAAGGCCCGGACGACGAGGTCAGATGGCGGTTGATGATGTCACACTGAGACGCGGTTCGTGTCGATGACATCATCACTGGGATCTCATTTAAAGGGGCGGTCTGCTGTTTTCTAACTGGTTAAAAACTTTTCCATCTCTGGCTGCAGACCTCGATGCTCAGatcagattgttttgttttggtttggtcGTTTGcgttacttttaaaatgtcgcCTCCATCTGACCTCAGAGTGACCTCAGAGTGACCTGAGGACCTGAGGTCAGCAGGAAGCTGTGGGGAGGAGCCGCCAGCGGGCGTTGAGGCCGAGGCGTTTTCTTACTGCCTCAGGTGATGAAGCCGTTTACAGGTGGAGGAAAACCTGAACAGACTCCGCCTTAACGCCTCACTGCCTCTGGTGTTTCCATGGTGATTTTAAGTCCCGCCctgttttggttctggttcctgttgGGATGAAATATGATGAGTTACTGTGACTGAGCTCCCattgatacattttatttatttaaacatatttccaAACAGCAGACCAGATTTATAACttagaaatgaaataatctgctgataatcccaataaattaataattacagATTATTGATATTTACAGTTTTCAGCCCAGATggtaaaacattgttaaataatctgttttaaatcatgtttattcataaaattttactgtaatattcaatgtttatgtaaataaaagctgtttgtgAAGCAATAAACccgtttctctttttaattagattttctcTCAGTGAATATAAATCTGAGCAAATCTGGTggtttatattcatattttacctcaaatttatgtattttatataataatagCTAAATAAATGGTGTTTACTAATTAAATTagtaaatgcaaacatttatccctaatcaacatttttataatttctaaTAAACAAATTGAAGCAAAAATCATGAAACACGTTTTGAATTCAtcatgataaaaatattttacatcagcATGTTTACAATCATTTTataatcctgtttttatatGATTTGTCTGCTTTACCTGGGTGGGCGGGGCTAACGCTGCTAAAACAAGGTGATTGGCTGGTTGTGTAACTaatattattttgataatttagttatttattgaaTTGTGATGAGAGATGAGtcaaatttgaatttttattcatttacctGATGAATAGCTGATACAATatctttatttaatgtttataatagttaaaaaacagatataaatattaaattgattGAGTTTTGGGTTCTTGCTGGTTTAAGGtttatatttatgatttattaataaatattttgttaaacagATGAAACTACCAGGGATTCAGAGGGTAAATGCAGCTGGTGGTTGTGACGCAGCAGGAGGGCGGGACTTCCTGATGATTCATGTCAAACATCTGCtgcacagaaccagaacacatCTGGATTCCTGGGTTTATGGACTCAGCCTGTGATTTACAGCCGGTTCCCTCCTGTAATTACTAAACAggctcctcttcttctctggtttctGCTGACGATCACGTGACGTCATATGAGGAGGATAAACAGTAGACCAACGAGGGTTTCTGATTTCAtattaatgtttaaagttttctggTAAAGATTCAGTAGCGCCCCCTGCTGCAGGCTCCACGCATTacagcagtttttctttctacGAAAACATTTTGGTGCTAAAATGTAAAAGCACTTTAAGTAAAATTATTAAAGCTGTGTAAGATGATCATATGAATTATTAAAGACTTGACTTAACTCGGACTTGGAAAAAGTCTGAACCCAGGGGGAAGTTCAGCGGACACGTTGTAGCTCCACCTGGTGGCGGATGATGGGAGTTACATCGTGGAGGTAGTCATTCAAAATCTGATCGTTTCTGTAAAACAAttcaataagttattttttattaaccagATGTTTGAACTTCTGTTCCATCTgtgactgttttatttaaatctaaagaCTCACCTGATTAGACCTGTCTTTACTGGAACAATGATTAATTAGCCTGAATTacaacttttcacatttcaatGAAAGGAACTGCAAAAACGTATCAGATATTGTGTAAAAAGTATAAATGTTGTTAACTAGTTGaagagaaatgtaaaatattaaataatgctctgtaaatgttttaaaatatgtgtgatttaataataaaatggtaaataaagAGAAGTTTAACCTTGTTTTGTTGGCCTGGTTTTTCTCCTCctggccaccagggggcggcAGCGCCAGCCGACCCAGCGGAAGACGTGTCTGCTTTCGGCCCCAGGGTCATGACGAGCCGGGTCTGAGAGGAGGTCGCTGCTCTCTCTATCAGCAGCGGTGCCGGTTCGGCTTTTTGGACCTTTTCTCGATGATTCTGGTGGTTTTTACGTGACGCGGGAGGTGATTCCATGTTAAATGGCAGGAAGCCGGTGGGCAGCCGGTACCGGGCGGGTTCGGTTCGGTTTGTTTAATTATTGGACCTCGTCGCCACGGGTCGTTGGTCATGAATGTCTGGGGAAGCTGGTTTTGTTCATTAAACGGACCAATAAGCCGAACTATCTGGACTGTGTTTGATTTTACGAGCGGCGCCTTTCTGCCCCTGCTGTCTGCTGTTCTGCTGGGTTCTCCCACAGGAACCGTCTCCGATGGCTTCCCTGAAAATTACACTCTGCTCGGCCTTCTGCCTGCTTTCTGGGTCACCGGAACCAGCTCCGAGTTTTACCTCTGCTGGTCATTTGAACCGAGAGCAGAACATGTAAATGAGTGTAAATAACTGAGAGTAGATGTGtaaatgtgtcaaaataaagcaaaacaacttCTGTCTGACAAGCTGCATGCTCATTGGCTGTCAGTGGGTCACGTGTTCACTCAGTTTGCATAACGTCACCAAActttaaaacactaaatatttagtttggagttgAATTTTTGGCAATTACAAAGAATACCTAACTTCATCAATACTTATCTGAAGCTAAATATGTAACTTGGTGACTAAACTTCTGGTCAGaacaaaatattcatgtttttttttgttaaataagccaaattattgcttttaatgtttaattatgtaactttacaaatggcTCCCCATAAAAATCTCTATTCCTTTAGTTGCAATAACCTGCTTAGTAAATGTTTGAATCAGAATCCTGCCTGtttgagttgcttttgaaccataataactGAAACATTGCTCAACATATCTGATGTGTCTGGATGATTAACTcgttaaaatgtaatgtttgctgCTGGTTCTTCatttggtgactgtatgatgtttttctgactttattttgtgttttctggtgtaaaacactgaactgctgttgctgaaatgttctaaataaataatcataattatttttctccagctgctgtTCTTCTTCTGTACTGTAGATCTCTTGCACATGACTCCAGGGTGTTTTAGATATTAATCTAattcaacataaataatttaggAGCTTAAACACATTGTGTTGTAAGACACAACTTCAAATATATTCAGTTTGTAAAGAgcttgttgaaatgttttatttagacatGATGCAGGTAAAATCAATGTGTAATAAAAATTCACATCTTTCTGATTAAGTTTTAATTACTATTCTGTAAAATCCGTCGcctgtggattttctttttaagggaGACTAATTTGctaatttcataaaataaattagaggaatgcatcttaaaaacatttttattctcataatatcaATAATgtggtaaatgttttttatgctaGACATGGTTGACTTGTTTCTGAGATTCATTAAGGTGTAAAACATTCACATCCTGTAGATCAGCGTTCTCAGATCCAGCctgctgtcctgcaacttttaaatgtttctctacttcaacacatcTGAGTCAAATACTGAGGTCGTTAGCAGGACTATGGAGAACCTGACGGCACTTAGGAAGTGAtgcagctgttggattcaagtgtgttggaccagggagacgtctaagagctgcaggacaccggACCTCGAGGACCAGGACCACTGCTGCTCTATGCAGATGATATTGTGTTATTCTCATAATACAGTTAATTAAGAAACTATCCTTCTGAGGTTttctcctttaaaaataaatctgccttTTATATTTACAATCTCTGATATGTTAGAAGGAACAAAGTTTCCCCTTCAGAACAAAGGGAGGCTTCAAAATCCaatcaaattgtatttgtatatcacatttaatcagcaagacatttcaaagagctttacatcattacaaacacagaaacacaaagcaacatagaatcaacaatcaaaacacgacattaagtcaagttccatcaataaatttgtaattgatcacttttcaaattcaatcctaaacaggtgggtttttagtggagtttgcatccataaaggtttacctgttacactcctactgtgttatatggaacaaaatacctgctgctatttttattcccactcacaatcacacagtttaaaacgatgtaaacagcattttaatgggcttctggtaCCAGGTTCTGTTCACCTCTTTCACTGAATTTCACTCTGTGATGCCGTCACTCAATATCtatgaaagtttaataaacTGAATATGAAATTGAAACAGTCTGATAGGAACATTATCTCTGCATTTACACGTAATTATTTGTGGTAATTTTGACCTTGACCTCTGTTCCCTGCTCAGACTCTGTGGGTGGGGAATTTTCCAGGTTGTTTTCTGCTGTCAAAGACATAGAAAGTGTTAAAAGAGTCAATTCAGATGTTATTGTGAGTCAGGAGTTTCATCTTTGATTAGAGATAAAGAGTTACCTAATGGTCTGGGTTGATATAACGACACCAGGATGATGGTGGAGATGAAGTATGGGCAGaacaccaccaggtggcgcAGCACTGTGTATGTGAGCTGTACTGGGCCCGAGGCGGAGGGCGCGGCTCCGGAGGACGGCGGGGTGACTGGAGGTTTggctgtaaataaaacacattttaaattaacgTTCACCAGGAGCTGAGAGGCAACATGGAGAAGGATCTTCATCTAGAATCTGAGAGACAGCAGCTCATTGGTTGGGTTGGACGCTGCAGGCCAGCCTTCACCTGTATGACCCCCCATGACCTCATCAATGGTTAAAACGGCGACTTCATTGAACCACTTTGGGAAACTACTGTCCACATCTCTTTAAATCATGAGATTATTAACGTGTGGCAGTGCAATGTTGGACAATGTTGCGCATATTAGTGGCTTAGATGGAAATCCTAACAAGTGAGAAGACCTTGATCAAACTAAAGGAATAAAAGAGTCAGAATAATTCAGTATTGCTACATGCTGGCCTGAACTCGTTCTGCCCCGACTGCAGCAGAGCAGGAAAACCCACAGCAGCTGCTGAGAGGTTCTGATGTTTACAGGTTCAGTCATCCACCAAACAGTTTGGGCCTCAGCAAACACGTTACAACCTCCatgttgattattttaacagtttcaaACCTCAACTTTCAGGGCAATGTCTTAACAAACCGGCACAAAGAAGTGATATTTGCTCTCAGTCACTAAACCGTTGATGACAGTACTAGGAGTTCATCCCGCCATCAGTGCTTTGCTCCGTCCATCTCTGTCGTTGTGTCTTTGGACAAAACACTTCACCCGCCTGGCTGCTGGTCAGAGGGCCGGTGCAGCCTGGCCTCAGTCAGACTGCatcagggcagctgtggctactaaCCAGTAGCTCATCACCACTAGTGTGTGactgactgaatgtagtgtgaagtgctttggagtcctctgaaCTTGATAAAGCTCAGATTCAGGCCATTTACCATCATAACGCTACATTGGTGTAGATTCCAGTTAGTAACCTTCATCCTGACTTCTTCTCAACCGTCTGATTGAAGAGTTCAGTTCTTAGGATGAGGCTCAGCTCCACTTCCAGTTCTACATCACAACGTGTGTTGTCTACATCAGTAGGTCTGTCTGTGGTATCCAGAGGACCCCGAAGGATCCACCAGTTCAGGTATGGCTTATGAAACACAATGACTTCTAGATTAtcaagaaaaacttaaaatgtgacattttcaagAAGAAAACTGTCATTATTCACTGAGAGCATCACCTCATCTCTTTTCTCTCAgtagttttttatgtttctgtgttttgtttgtattttctcacCTTTGACAGAGATCCTGCTGGACGGAGACTCTCCGTGACCTTTGACATTACATTTATAGAGGCCTTCATCAGATCTGGAAACATGGTGGAGGATCAGGTTGCCTGAAGACTCGTTGCCGATGAAGACGCCATCTTTATAGAAAGCAGCTGGGAGGTTGTGGGTTGGATTCtttgctctgcagctcagagtgacGTCATCTCCCTCCATCACAGGGAGGACAGGACTCTGCAGGATCACTGATCCAcctcaacacagagacaaactacAGCATTTCATCCATTTCCACACAGCTTCAGCAACACTAACTCCACAGTCTGATCTTACCAGAGACAGAGagctggatgctgctgctgctgctggaggatccAGACATGGACTCACACCAGTACAGACCAGTATCCTGTACAAAGAGGAATTCGATGGTGCAGGAGGAGTTGGTCCGTTTCCCCCAGCCCTCTCCACACGTTGACAGCCGTTTGGTTGTGTTTCTCTTCACGGTCCAGCCTTCAGAGCCGTCGTCCGCCTCACATTTCAGAGCCACTCGGGTTCCTTCAAAAAGCTGAGAGGAGCTGAAATCCACAACAAGACGAGCTGCGAAGGAAGGAAGGGAAAGTCTGATCAATGCTTACAGCCGAACTTCAGGACTCAGAAGTTTATTGCTTCTGAATTATGGACTATTGACCGTTTGCAAGTGGTGCTGCACAGccggctgcacaaacagacaaggatgcaaaccaaacttttcattttattgtaaaccttttaatgaggaaagatacAGCGATACATCCGTCAGTCATAAGGACTGATAGCTTTCTGTGTCTTTCTGGATTTCgagcaaacactttttacaagatGAGAATATTAACATTcatatatttcataaataggAAAGATTAGTAAGAGGCAGTCAATACTGCATTATGGAGAAGGCTCACATTTAATCATTAGTAGCTGTGCAGAAAACGTCCCAAAcatcatgtagcctagcatgtccAAAAAACGGACAAGTTAGACTTTTAGGTGCTTTTAAATCTGCTCCAGTGTAAAAGGTCTTGCTGCTTCGTCTTAGTGGTATAAATCATGCTGTGTAAATTCGGTTGACATTGATCATGATCAAACCAACAAACACATCAGAAAGGAGAAGATGTGGGTTGGTTAAGATAACTAGTTCACATTTTAGTGAACACCGCTGCTTCCACAGACATATTAGCTTAACTTGAACAAGTACAAGTCATGACTatattgacaaaaacaacttgggaaacaaaaacagtcacttcctgtctctcaCTTCCGATCCATGATGCCTCGACGTTAAAAGGTAAATCCAGAACATTCGCTTTTGGCTCAGAGCCTGAAGACAAGCTGCCATCTCAACTCCAGTTGGTTTCTGTTGACACCAACTGGTTACACATTACATCAAAACAATTGATTTTACAGAATGCTGCTAAATATAAtctgataggtttatttttatcctaacctgcaaagaatcagccagagacagagattagttttcttttcttttctgcagaacaggagaattgagaacagacacgacgaatcgctgtcaaacactgtctgaaatcaattctgctagatctttctttgcatttctctttattgtatagaaaaaggaggttgggcttcttcacacagtcacacagagaattgaccaaccgtctttacattctggaacctcctatggacatgcccttacaagggcatgtgactgaccacaactaatcagttacatatggaactaataacacataaatgtttaacgtttttagcttccaagcaaacatcctaaacaaagttaataatatactacaaaagattaataaagttctacaaaagaaagagaagttaagtaaatataaaaagaataatatgaaaacataacttgtaaaataaactcataagtaaatgaacaggaggataatttttctaacataaTCAAACTGTGAAGCTGACATTTTCTCTGAGTCGACGCTCGTGGCGGCGCCGCTGTAACCTGACCAGGACTCTCATCCTGTTTATGGTCCTGGTTTCAGGTCCGTTTCAGAACAGAAGTGACACAAAAACCACTTTTAGACACAAGAAAGCAAATTAAACTTTGTCATATTCAGGCAAAAGAAAACCTCCTCTTTTAGTTTACATCACTGCCATGAATAAATCATCACTAATATGATGTGATTTTAACCCACATGCAGTCTGTGAGGCCGTTCTCCTGATGCTTTGTGTCACCGTAGCAACCAGGAAGTAAATTTTCTCTAAAGTTTACTGACCTTGATGTGTCGAGCTGCACAGCAGAGACGTCAAAACTACAGGGAAACAACAAGATTAGTTTTATTAGACAATTGAAACattattaataaagtaattttatacattttgacaCTTTGATCACCAACTTCCTGCCTAATCAGTTCAATAAATCTgttaatttaatctgttttatcaATAAAAGCTATAATCCAGACATTGAAAGCAGGTTTTACTCACACAGCAGGCGCAGAAAAACCATTTGCATCTTGACTTACAGTAAAATCGAGTTCAGAACGATGAGCGCCTCAGAAACCAGAAACCTCCCACTTCCTCCACTGGTTTCCTCTGACTCCACTGGTGATGCTGAAACAGAACCTCGTTTTTCTAtagaagcaacagaaaacctATTAGACCAAaccttaaattaaaataatctgaaaacaaaagtttaatctGAACAAGTTTATGCTGCATTCAgtgaccttaaaaaaaaaaggaaaaaaaaggttttaaatgaaacaccaaaagcagaacttttattttagattgattgagttttttctcctgttaattaaataataaaatatgtattttataagCAGAAGAAGttcttcctgtttgtgtctgcatgtgGGCAACAGGAAGTGAAGGTCACACACTTTCTGTCAGCGTTCAACACTTCAACCTGCGGTCGGAAAAAAACCAACACCTGAAGCTGCTCAGGGTGAAAAGACGcttcagctgcaggtttcaTTTACTGGTGACTGAAACAACAACATGAGACCAAACAGTGAAAATCTGATCACAATAAGTCAACACAGCATCACTCagccaacagaaaacaacaaaaactatttatctgCTGCTCAAAAACACTTTAGTCAAAGTTTCCACACATTGATGTTTCCTCCACAGTCTGACTCTGGGTTGGTTTCAATCACCTTCAGCTTCATGTTTACGTCATCGACATTCTGGGTCTGATGTCTAAGGAAATGAGACTTAAACCGACTTCCTGCTCGTCTCTGTGGGAAAAATCATAACATTTATGAGCCACTGGTGCAGCAGAATCaggtttttaaaactgcagcaggaaAACGATCATCTGCAATCAGCCGCCGTCTGAGCAAAACATGAGAAACAAGCTGCAAGTTTCTCTTTCCAAACGCAGAAACACGAGTCCAGTCCACCACAAACACCGTGCAGCCTGAAGGTTCCCAGGACTCTGATCAGCATTACAATCTGCACTGGATAATCTGGAGCCAGCAGATTATCTGGTCTGGCATctgatataaatacataaaatgcaatatttacaaacattcattttaaacatttttgtctcttaTTTATCGCCATTATTGTCCTGCACAGATTCCTGCTGCTGCCAAAGAAAACCACAATACTGCCAATACTCTTAATGTTATTACTCTTATtcttaattgaatttaaaaaagtgaatttgaCAGGAAAATCATCcaatattatgaaaaaataacagcCTCTATTGCGTCTAACCAACTTAGAGAAACTTGTCTAGTTTTAAAACCAGATAACAGTGGAGTCTTCGGTTTACACCATGGACTCTCTCTGCTGTAAAtaattactattttatttattatttgagcAGAATCTCAGTTCAGGTTgatttcctgtttctgcttttcattgttcagcaacaaaaacccaacaagCAACAAATATGAGGTCTGTCTTCAACGACACAACGAGGAACAAAGTTTAAAACCGTAAAACTGGAGGATGTAGAAACTGAAATCCATTCCTGACCTTTGTTATTTGATGTGGATCTTATAAtacaaacagatttattattaagtgaaaaataaaatcctttctgTCTTTAGAAGCTAAGCTAACATGAAGCAGATCTGAAActtaaaatccaacatggccgccgcaGTAACAGCTGctataatgaaatgttttatttctacttcCTCTCAAGTAGAAGAGGAAGAACAAGCAAATAATTCGCCTGTTTTTAGCTCGGATCCACCAGGATACCTTCTGCTAAGTCCTGAGTTTTATTGGGCTCAGAATTGATCCTAGATTGGTTTTGGTCCCGAGGGGACAGTCAGTCATGGAGCAAATTATCCTATTGGCACTGCACCCCAAAAAAACTTGATTAAATCTATTTACACTTCAGtaataacttttgttttcatgtagaatttaaataaaatgcggGTTGGCGGTTTTTCTGTAAGCCAATAATGATGATCAGAGTTTGAACCGGAAGTTTGGATCCCGCCTGAGCTTTTTACCCTGTTAGGTTTTTGCTGGTCGCCGGTTTATAAgcgggtttttgttgttgtttcacggACTGAAGAGCTGACGGGTCACCCGGTTGGCCGAACATCATGTCCGCCATGGCTCTAAGATGGACACAGTTTAATCCAGTGGGAACGTTTGTTGCTTCACCTCCTCTGGAAGTCTGAACCCGGGAATCTCCATCCTCCTCCAGTTCATCACCTCGGGCGGCTTGGCCTTCATGGATGATGGAGGCTTCCAGGTCCAGGTGGTGAAGAGGAAACACAGAATGGTGAGTAATCTTCACAAAATTACACCGGTAACAGCTACTAAAGTGTCCAAAGAAGAAATCTTACACAATTTATGACGACAGTCACATATCTTGTCTGCCGTGATCCCCGTTAGCATATCGtgctagctaatgttagcattagctaaagTGCATAAACTAAGCTTGTGTAATATTCTCCTTTCTTTATGTTGAATTCGTTCACCACCTTTGTCGAGTTGCATTAGGTGTGGAAAATATCAAATGTATCTGGAATAAATATGTGTTAAAACTGTAACGTAAAGCCTCAGTGTGTGTTAACTAGCATTGAAGCTAAAGTGAGAAAACACACCGCAGCGCTGCACCAAGTGACTGAACAGATAGTTTGTTTACCAAGCACAAAATCACCGGTTTCTGTTTCCactttctgtttagttttatttgtctttatttcatttatcaCACTTTCTCAGTATTTCTAACTGACTGTTGTGTTTTCAGTTAAACGTCagtttttttggtgtttctggaaacattttccatGTGGGAATCTAATTTCGGACGGAGAGATCGACGCAACCAGGAAATGGCTTCTTCTCTTCCTGCGTCTCTGTTCCTGCTGTCTGTGGTTTTCTGGCAGTTTGTCGCTGCTGCAGGTGAGATTCAGCTGGAAAACCTAGTGATTCACATACAGAGAGAACGTTCTCAATTAATCTATTCGGCTCTGAATCAATAACGACTTTTATTGTAGCTCCCGCCATATTGTTGAGACAAATCTGTCTCTATAGTAACATGGCATCAGTTCACTCTCTCAAACACAGAGGGCCTCCCTTTGATGCtactaaattacattttaatttcagtaaaaagTAATGAGCCTTATTTTCCATCACCAAAAATGGTTCTTTGGCTTTCTTTTTGATATTACGGGATTCTTCCAAAACTTGCAGAAACTGTAAAACTACTTATGAAGTACTGCTTAATGATGACCAGAGTGGCAGAAAAGGACTTCCATAGGAAACACAAGTCAAGTGAACATGAATGTTCCCTTTCGAAGTACAGAGTTACCAAGTCACCTGGACTGTTTTCATCCATCAGACTGTTTCCTGGTGTACAGAACTGCtctggggcctcatgcataaaagacGGTAcagttttcacattaaaacttGGCATACGggcaaatttagaaaagttcAATCCTAGggccccttttattcaatatttatatgctcccactagctcaggttataacaggaaataatattagctaccataactatgtagatgacacacagctctacattatgatgtcaccaggtgacctttgaccccatccaatcactgaacagaagcttagaacagataaatgtgtggatgtgccaaaactttctccagctgaacagaaacaaaactgaagttattatttttggacctaaagaagaacaatctagagtcatagatctagagtcatagatctagagtcatagatctagagttatagatctagagttatagatctagagtcaatgcacagcttcagttattacaactaaaaaccaacgatcaggcccgaaacctgggagtagtgatggactctgacctgaacctccagagccacataaagacagttacaaagtcggccttctatcacctgaagaacatttccaggattaaaggactaatgtctcagccagatctagagaaactcatccatgccttcatcttcagtcgtattgattattgcaacagcgtcttca
The window above is part of the Xiphophorus couchianus chromosome 14, X_couchianus-1.0, whole genome shotgun sequence genome. Proteins encoded here:
- the LOC114157641 gene encoding Fc receptor-like protein 5 isoform X2, with protein sequence MQMVFLRLLFLTSLLCSSTHQARLVVDFSSSQLFEGTRVALKCEADDGSEGWTVKRNTTKRLSTCGEGWGKRTNSSCTIEFLFVQDTGLYWCESMSGSSSSSSSIQLSVSGGSVILQSPVLPVMEGDDVTLSCRAKNPTHNLPAAFYKDGVFIGNESSGNLILHHVSRSDEGLYKCNVKGHGESPSSRISVKAKPPVTPPSSGAAPSASGPVQLTYTVLRHLVVFCPYFISTIILVSLYQPRPLENNLENSPPTESEQGTEVKVKITTNNYV
- the LOC114157641 gene encoding Fc receptor-like protein 5 isoform X1 is translated as MQMVFLRLLFLTSLLCSSTHQARLVVDFSSSQLFEGTRVALKCEADDGSEGWTVKRNTTKRLSTCGEGWGKRTNSSCTIEFLFVQDTGLYWCESMSGSSSSSSSIQLSVSGGSVILQSPVLPVMEGDDVTLSCRAKNPTHNLPAAFYKDGVFIGNESSGNLILHHVSRSDEGLYKCNVKGHGESPSSRISVKAKPPVTPPSSGAAPSASGPVQLTYTVLRHLVVFCPYFISTIILVSLYQPRPLAENNLENSPPTESEQGTEVKVKITTNNYV